One genomic segment of Methanobrevibacter oralis includes these proteins:
- a CDS encoding winged helix-turn-helix transcriptional regulator has protein sequence MTNIEETVKFCPVELSLNIITKKWVIQIVRDMFFGKSHFNEFKEDKPELTNKVLSRCLKEMQENNIIEKTIDPDDSSIVYKLTDKGLALNNIIYDLAMYTVDTDVYNNYYDDETKDEIKKMFKDKLNIE, from the coding sequence ATGACTAACATCGAAGAAACCGTGAAATTTTGTCCCGTTGAATTGTCATTAAACATTATTACTAAAAAATGGGTTATTCAAATTGTTCGTGATATGTTTTTTGGAAAATCCCATTTTAATGAATTTAAAGAAGATAAACCTGAATTGACAAATAAAGTATTGTCCCGTTGTCTTAAAGAAATGCAAGAAAACAATATCATAGAAAAAACCATTGATCCAGATGATTCTTCAATTGTTTATAAATTAACTGACAAAGGCTTAGCTTTAAATAACATTATTTATGATTTGGCAATGTATACTGTAGATACTGATGTTTACAACAATTATTATGATGATGAAACAAAAGATGAAATCAAAAAAATGTTTAAGGATAAATTAAATATTGAATAG
- a CDS encoding ABC transporter ATP-binding protein: MKLEGKSISFAYKKDSPILNDISISIPNNKVIGLIGDSGSGKSTLCKILSGYIPKYDGDVTIDNNPIDSKDYNPVQLIFQHPEKTMNPKWKMKSVLEESWVPSRELRNTFGIADGWLKRWPNELSGGELQRFSILRSLHPKTRFVIADEISTMLDAVTQVQIWEVLLDYAKKNNIGILAVSHDKSLLEVISDEILYFNELNKK, from the coding sequence ATGAAACTTGAAGGGAAGAGTATTTCATTTGCTTATAAAAAAGATTCTCCTATTTTGAATGATATTTCAATATCTATTCCAAATAATAAGGTAATAGGATTAATTGGGGATAGTGGTAGTGGTAAAAGTACTTTGTGCAAAATACTTTCTGGATATATTCCAAAATATGATGGGGATGTTACAATTGATAATAATCCAATAGATTCTAAGGATTATAATCCTGTTCAACTAATATTTCAACATCCTGAAAAAACTATGAATCCTAAATGGAAAATGAAAAGTGTTCTTGAAGAGTCATGGGTTCCATCAAGAGAATTAAGGAATACATTTGGTATTGCTGATGGATGGTTAAAAAGATGGCCAAATGAATTATCTGGTGGTGAGTTACAAAGATTTTCAATTTTAAGGTCATTACATCCAAAAACAAGATTTGTTATTGCAGATGAAATAAGTACTATGCTTGATGCAGTAACACAAGTTCAAATATGGGAGGTATTATTAGACTATGCTAAAAAAAATAATATAGGGATTCTGGCAGTTAGTCACGATAAATCCTTACTTGAAGTTATATCTGATGAGATATTATATTTCAATGAATTAAATAAAAAATGA
- a CDS encoding ATP-binding cassette domain-containing protein, with amino-acid sequence MELLNVSNLSISFTQYVQGLKQRELKVISDLSLDVKENEVVAILGSSGSGKSLLAHAILGILPENATCTGEISFKGEVLTEEHKKEIRGEHICLIPQSVNYLDPLMKVSQQAIGKTVDEEDYKRKKSHQREVFTKYGLDESVDDMYPFELSGGMARKVLLSTALLSDPELLVADEPTPGLDSKSVEETINDIKKLAEEGKGVLLITHDIDVAIKTANRIAIFYSGYVIEINQAENFKNADNLMHPYSKALIDALPDNGFKLTEGTQPLNDNLGCIYYENCSIRKDSCKNTKQLLRDVGENKVRCQLFNEEEYYET; translated from the coding sequence ATGGAATTATTAAATGTTTCAAATTTATCAATATCTTTTACTCAATATGTTCAAGGATTAAAACAAAGGGAATTGAAAGTAATTTCTGATTTATCTTTGGATGTTAAAGAAAATGAAGTTGTAGCTATTCTTGGATCTAGTGGTTCTGGTAAAAGTTTGCTTGCTCATGCAATATTGGGGATTTTACCAGAAAATGCAACATGTACTGGTGAAATTAGTTTTAAAGGAGAAGTTTTAACAGAAGAACATAAAAAAGAAATTAGAGGGGAACATATTTGTTTAATTCCTCAATCTGTTAACTATTTAGATCCATTAATGAAAGTATCTCAACAGGCTATTGGAAAAACAGTTGATGAAGAAGATTATAAACGCAAAAAATCTCATCAAAGAGAAGTATTTACTAAATATGGTCTTGATGAATCTGTAGATGATATGTATCCTTTTGAATTGTCAGGAGGTATGGCAAGGAAGGTTTTACTTTCAACTGCATTGTTATCTGATCCAGAGTTATTAGTTGCTGACGAACCAACTCCTGGTTTGGACTCTAAAAGTGTAGAAGAGACGATTAATGATATTAAAAAATTAGCTGAGGAGGGTAAAGGAGTACTTTTAATCACTCATGACATTGATGTAGCAATTAAAACAGCTAATAGGATTGCAATATTTTATTCAGGATATGTAATTGAGATTAATCAAGCAGAAAACTTTAAAAATGCTGATAATTTAATGCATCCATATTCAAAGGCATTAATTGATGCTTTACCTGATAATGGTTTTAAATTAACTGAAGGTACACAACCATTAAATGATAATCTTGGTTGTATTTATTATGAAAACTGTTCAATAAGAAAAGATTCATGTAAGAATACAAAACAATTACTACGTGATGTTGGTGAGAATAAGGTTAGATGCCAATTATTCAATGAGGAGGAATATTATGAAACTTGA
- a CDS encoding ABC transporter permease, producing the protein MFKKKVDDKKPWFLYDANLRTKTLVVIGISAIFLLIILISSMIIDVSSLTTNFSQVNQLPSFEHVFGTDWMGRDMFVRTVAGLGLSMGVGAFASIISTTVAIILGLFSGVNRFLDEFVAGIIDLFSAIPHILLIILLSISFGGGFYGVIMGVGLTHWTPLARILRAEVKQIQTTEFIKVAEQQGKSKLWIATKHMFPLLISQIIVGVILMFPHAIMHEAGITFLGFGLSPHEPAIGIILAESMQYLSNGCWWLAFFPGVSLLIIVLLFDLIGEYVHKLLDPVEAQK; encoded by the coding sequence ATGTTTAAAAAGAAAGTTGATGATAAAAAACCCTGGTTCTTATATGATGCTAATCTAAGAACTAAAACATTAGTTGTAATAGGTATATCTGCAATATTTCTATTGATTATTCTAATAAGTAGTATGATAATTGATGTATCATCTTTAACTACTAATTTCTCACAAGTTAATCAGCTACCCTCTTTTGAACATGTTTTTGGTACTGATTGGATGGGTCGGGACATGTTTGTAAGAACTGTTGCGGGGCTTGGATTGAGTATGGGTGTTGGAGCATTTGCATCCATAATAAGCACTACTGTGGCTATTATTTTAGGGTTATTTTCTGGTGTTAATAGGTTTTTAGACGAATTTGTAGCAGGAATTATTGATTTATTTTCAGCTATTCCACATATATTACTTATTATTCTTTTATCAATATCATTTGGTGGAGGATTTTATGGTGTAATTATGGGTGTGGGTCTAACTCATTGGACTCCACTAGCACGTATTTTAAGAGCTGAAGTAAAACAAATTCAAACAACTGAGTTTATTAAAGTAGCTGAACAACAAGGAAAATCTAAATTATGGATTGCAACTAAACACATGTTCCCATTATTAATTTCACAAATTATTGTTGGAGTTATTTTGATGTTTCCACATGCAATCATGCATGAAGCAGGTATTACTTTCCTTGGATTTGGTTTATCACCTCATGAACCTGCTATCGGTATTATTTTAGCTGAATCAATGCAATATTTATCAAATGGTTGTTGGTGGCTTGCATTTTTCCCAGGTGTGTCATTGTTAATCATTGTATTATTATTTGATTTAATTGGTGAATATGTACATAAACTATTAGATCCAGTTGAGGCGCAAAAGTAG